One Primulina huaijiensis isolate GDHJ02 chromosome 8, ASM1229523v2, whole genome shotgun sequence genomic region harbors:
- the LOC140982163 gene encoding uncharacterized protein produces the protein MSSRYDHQRVHLQKPIFLPIICRLSIKDVEPNNHHRRRIQKLDVPSSPRVSCIGQVKSDNRITVLPFNVAAPAPNANHHKQKLKKPRSSGTLLLSTTNGGGGGARGGVSRSCRTSKEEMIVNNSTRIKLTNSGYQDRVKELNIGELDPPLPVVKRVVPPPGVGRDEVNLWRRRCLRGAELKSLQIKQKHLPNNNFEPPPTV, from the coding sequence ATGAGCAGCAGATATGATCATCAAAGGGTTCACCTCCAAAAACCCATTTTCTTGCCCATCATTTGCCGCTTATCAATCAAAGACGTCGAACCAAACAACCACCACAGGCGTCGAATTCAAAAACTTGACGTACCCTCTTCCCCCAGAGTCAGTTGCATAGGCCAAGTCAAAAGCGACAACAGGATTACCGTCCTCCCTTTCAACGTAGCAGCCCCGGCGCCCAACGCCAATCACCACAAACAGAAGTTGAAAAAACCGCGTTCCAGCGGAACCCTTCTGCTCTCAACCACCaacggcggcggcggcggagcCAGAGGGGGGGTTAGCAGAAGCTGCCGAACCAGTAAAGAAGAGATGATTGTTAACAATTCAACAAGGATAAAGTTGACTAATAGTGGATATCAAGATCGTGTGAAGGAGTTGAATATAGGTGAACTTGATCCTCCGTTGCCTGTTGTGAAGAGGGTGGTGCCGCCACCAGGGGTTGGCCGCGATGAGGTGAATCTTTGGAGAAGGAGGTGTTTAAGAGGGGCGGAGCTGAAAAGCTTGCAGATTAAACAAAAACATCTGCCAAACAACAATTTTGAACCACCGCCAACGGTTTGA
- the LOC140983634 gene encoding auxin response factor 17-like, giving the protein MSNPATASEVDAGVWLAIAGASVQIPSPHSYVYYFPEGHIEHSPSPAIVNSGIPLKRPLIFCQVLSARLLSSHISDLVFAKILLQPLHPHVQRAANRNGNGDDIQNDVVSFAKILTPSDANNGGGFSVPRYCAESIFPPLDFEADPPVQNLTMKDTNNNAWEFRHIYRGTPRRHLLTTGWSKFVNAKRLVAGDTTVFMRKESTAELFIGVRRAVRFGTKNAWTSAESTSNGSKDEVMEAMEKAAKGMAFEVVYYPKAGLPDFVVSAERVEDALRICWSPGMQVKMAVETEDTSRMTWYHGTITAAGSPEAGPWRGSPWRMLQVTWDDAQTQQNMNRLNPWQIEYVLPLPQLHSPFPYHKKLKVLQHHGEANCYFPMNEITNAMAENLNSSVFNHSSFPDSMQGARRDHCSISSLSNSESDNSLQTFANLLTNGADSNSKPVSIALNIKNSPLDNLSSSQNSDQFCGIGSSGQQGHSSSSPIGGHSFQLFGKIIEISKPAERGLSNEDCRTDGEYKENSIISNQPNSSPIRNSDGVFVGLIINSEKPQL; this is encoded by the exons ATGTCTAACCCCGCCACCGCCTCCGAGGTTGACGCCGGAGTTTGGCTCGCAATTGCCGGTGCATCCGTACAAATCCCCTCCCCTCACTCCTACGTCTACTACTTCCCGGAAGGTCATATCGAACATTCCCCTTCTCCCGCCATCGTGAATTCCGGTATTCCCCTTAAAAGGCCATTGATTTTCTGCCAAGTTCTATCTGCTCGTTTACTCTCGAGCCATATCTCCGACCTGGTCTTCGCCAAAATTCTTCTGCAGCCACTTCACCCCCACGTGCAACGCGCGGCGAATCGCAATGGCAACGGCGATGACATTCAAAACGACGTGGTCTCCTTTGCGAAGATTTTGACTCCATCGGATGCTAATAATGGCGGAGGGTTTTCTGTCCCGAGATACTGCGCGGAATCGATTTTTCCACCACTCGACTTCGAGGCTGACCCCCCTGTCCAAAATTTGACGATGAAAGACACCAATAACAATGCATGGGAGTTTCGACACATCTATCGGGGCACACCACGCCGCCACTTGTTAACCACTGGTTGGAGCAAGTTTGTCAATGCCAAACGCCTCGTTGCGGGAGATACCACTGTGTTTATGCGGAAAGAATCCACTGCCGAGCTCTTCATTGGAGTAAGGAGAGCCGTTCGATTTGGCACCAAAAACGCATGGACCTCTGCCGAAAGCACTTCCAATGGTAGCAAGGATGAGGTGATGGAGGCGATGGAGAAGGCGGCGAAAGGAATGGCATTCGAGGTGGTGTATTATCCTAAGGCTGGATTGCCGGATTTTGTGGTGAGCGCGGAGAGGGTGGAAGATGCATTGCGGATTTGCTGGAGCCCTGGAATGCAGGTGAAAATGGCAGTAGAGACGGAGGATACGTCGAGGATGACATGGTATCACGGAACCATAACGGCTGCCGGGTCACCGGAGGCCGGGCCATGGCGCGGTTCTCCCTGGCGCATGCTCCAG GTAACATGGGATGATGCTCAAACCCAGCAGAACATGAACAGGTTGAACCCTTGGCAAATTGAATATGTTCTGCCTTTGCCACAGCTTCATTCTCCATTTCCTTATCACAAGAAATTAAAAGTCCTCCAGCATCATGGAGAGGCAAATTGTTATTTCCCTATGAACGAGATAACTAATGCAATGGCAGAGAATCTGAACTCGTCCGTGTTCAATCATTCTTCTTTTCCTGATAGCATGCAGGGAGCCAGGCGAGATCACTGTAGTATATCCAGTTTGTCTAACTCCGAGAGTGACAACTCCCTCCAGACTTTCGCCAACCTACTTACAAATGGTGCAGATTCAAATTCGAAACCTGTCTCTATAGCTCTGAACATTAAAAACTCACCTCTGGACAACTTATCAAGTAGTCAGAACAGCGATCAATTCTGTGGCATTGGGTCATctggacagcagggacattctTCTTCAAGTCCAATTGGTGGTCATTCATTTCAATTGTTTGGAAAGATCATCGAGATATCCAAGCCTGCGGAACGTGGTTTGAGCAACGAGGATTGTCGCACAGATGGTGAATACAAAGAAAATAGTATTATCAGCAACCAACCAAATTCTTCTCCTATTCGGAATAGCGACGGAGTGTTTGTAGGCCTTATTATCAATTCTGAAAAGCCTCAGCTTTAA
- the LOC140982906 gene encoding uncharacterized protein: protein MERTEPTLVPEWLRSNGNVAGGGVSAHHSDVFSSLNSIRGKPSRSDSEKGRPDFVDRNASFNSRLSSSSNGSGKHPYSNFTRSRRDKNFDREKEKSLSMDIWDHDSLASILTSRVDNSALKQSHSLVSRKPGEVLAHRADDSRNGINHYGIHNAGSISRGIQKNTFEKDFPYLGTEEKHDVTGVRKILSPGLGSAVQNLPIGNPGFLGGEKWTSALAEVPASLTNNGTDHSTPQQSLGTLMSSASGASSTASLNMAEALSQSPARVHVSQLPDKSQRLEELAIKQSRQLIPMTPSMPKLLVPSSADKLKQPKVKSDSSSTSHVGKYMVLKSGRESGVTTGTKDASSLCDSNFRTANGQLAISPSTPTASLSRNSSTVSVLENKTATLSLGSRSTVDKRLSQSMAKSRSEFFNLMRRKTSITAPAILSDSSTAVSPSSAETSGEIFQGVHTSMSPRVYENDGSVICNGDGREVPEKIFNFSDVGEKKMSGDGAICPDEEEAAFLRSLGWEENGGEDEGLTEEEINAFYQEYMNRRPSSKVCMSSTLTEFHTATSGIAGSDSNSSMSESEA from the exons ATGGAAAGAACTGAACCTACATTAGTTCCTGAATGGTTGAGAAGTAATGGAAATGTTGCTGGAGGTGGTGTCTCCGCCCACCACTCAG ATGTTTTTTCTTCTCTGAACTCCATACGAGGTAAGCCTTCTAGAAGCGACAGTGAGAAAGGTAGGCCTGATTTTGTGGATAGAAATGCTTCATTCAATTCTAGACTTAGTTCAAGTAGCAATGGTTCTGGGAAGCATCCATATAGTAATTTCACAAGGAGTCGCCGGGATAAGAACTTTGACAGAGAAAAAGAGAAATCACTTTCCATGGACATCTGGGATCATGACTCCTTAGCAAGTATATTAACCAGTAGAGTCGATAATAGTGCCTTGAAGCAATCACATTCGTTGGTTTCTAGAAAACCTGGTGAAGTATTAGCTCACAGAGCAGATGATTCAAGAAACGGTATTAACCATTATGGCATACATAATGCGGGCAGTATTTCTCGTGGAATTCAGAAGAATACATTTGAAAAGGACTTTCCATATCTTGGAACCGAGGAGAAGCATGACGTGACTGGAGTTAGGAAAATTTTGTCTCCTGGATTAGGTTCTGCTGTTCAAAATTTACCCATTGGCAATCCAGGGTTTCTTGGTGGTGAGAAATGGACTTCTGCTTTAGCGGAGGTGCCAGCCAGTCTTACCAATAATGGCACGGATCACTCAACTCCTCAACAGAGCTTGGGAACACTTATGTCTTCAGCATCAGGAGCTTCTAGCACCGCTTCTCTTAACATGGCTGAGGCATTGTCCCAGTCTCCTGCACGAGTTCATGTCTCTCAG CTACCTGATAAGAGCCAAAGGCTTGAGGAATTGGCCATCAAGCAGTCTAGACAATTGATTCCTATGACTCCGTCAATGCCTAAACTGTTG GTTCCTAGTTCCGCAGATAAATTGAAACAACCAAAG GTCAAATCTGATTCTTCGAGTACATCTCATGTTGGAAAGTATATGGTTCTTAAATCAGGACGTGAGAGTGGTGTCACCACTGGGACAAAGGATGCATCTAGTCTTTGTGATTCAAATTTCAGGACAGCTAATGGGCAGCTTGCTATATCTCCATCAACCCCAACTGCATCACTGAGTCGAAACAGTTCTACGGTTTCGGTGCTTGAAAACAAGACTGCCACATTATCACTTGGTTCTAGATCTACTGTGGACAAGAGACTGTCCCAATCTATGGCCAAAAGCAGAAGTGAATTTTTTAATCTCATGAGAAGAAAAACCTCAATTACTGCTCCAGCCATTCTATCAGATTCAAGTACGGCTGTTTCACCTTCGAGTGCAGAGACATCTGGTGAAATATTTCAAGGTGTTCATACTTCAATGAGTCCTCGTGTATATGAGAATGATGGTTCTGTAATTTGCAATGGTGATGGGCGTGAAGTTCCTGAGaagattttcaatttttctgaTGTTGGAGAGAAGAAAATGTCAGGTGATGGGGCAATTTGTCCAGATGAAGAAGAGGCAGCTTTCCTTCGATCGCTTGGTTGGGAGGAAAATGGTGGAGAAGATGAAGGCCTCACAGAGGAAGAAATCAATGCTTTTTATCAGGAG TACATGAATAGAAGGCCATCTTCCAAAGTGTGCATGAGTTCTACACTGACAGAATTTCACACAGCAACGTCTGGCATAGCTGGTTCTGACTCAAACTCCTCCATGTCTGAGTCTGAAGCTTGA
- the LOC140982333 gene encoding uncharacterized protein, which produces MHVIQTIEKFIGMANNRLFSVCFFVLLCLAICSAGRMLLEPYGYGGNVGGGGYGGGGGSGGGYGGGGVEHGYESGAGSGAGKGYGYGGVGEYGGGGGGGSGGGSGYATGGDHGSGYGSGGGEGGGGGYGAGGAHGGGGGGGGGGGGGGGAGAGGAHGGGYGGGEGGGSGSGYAAGGGYGPYGGGGGHGGGGGAGYAGGATGNGYGSGSGAGGGAGGYVGGGAEGAHGGGYGGSEGGGHGGYVP; this is translated from the coding sequence ATGCATGTGATACAAACCATTGAAAAATTCATTGGCATGGCTAACAACCGACTTTTTAGTGtgtgtttctttgttttatTGTGTTTAGCCATATGTTCTGCTGGTAGGATGCTCCTAGAGCCTTACGGCTATGGAGGCAATGTAGGTGGTGGAGGATATGGTGGCGGCGGAGGTTCCGGTGGAGGGTATGGTGGAGGTGGGGTTGAGCATGGTTATGAAAGTGGTGCTGGTAGTGGTGCGGGAAAAGGTTATGGGTATGGCGGTGTTGGAGAGtatggaggtggtggtggaggtggcaGTGGTGGTGGCTCTGGTTATGCTACTGGGGGAGACCATGGCTCTGGGTATGGAAGTGGAGGTGGTGAAGGAGGGGGTGGAGGGTATGGAGCTGGAGGAGCACACGGCGGcggaggaggtggtggtggtgggggAGGAGGCGGAGGTGGTGCTGGTGCTGGTGGAGCACATGGTGGTGGGTATGGTGGAGGTGAAGGAGGGGGTAGTGGAAGTGGTTATGCTGCTGGTGGAGGGTATGGCCCATATGGGGGTGGGGGAGGtcatggtggtggtggtggggcTGGCTATGCTGGTGGAGCTACAGGCAATGGATATGGTAGCGGTAGTGGTGCTGGAGGTGGCGCCGGAGGGTATGTTGGTGGTGGCGCGGAGGGAGCCCATGGCGGTGGATACGGAGGCAGCGAAGGCGGCGGCCATGGTGGCTATGTCCCTTGA